Proteins from a single region of Calliphora vicina unplaced genomic scaffold, idCalVici1.1 scaffold_15, whole genome shotgun sequence:
- the LOC135963018 gene encoding GATA zinc finger domain-containing protein 15-like — MAIDRRADWRCHTCKTRKASTNSNNAYHVIIDDTHQPTQTANQQKQQRDEYDDDVYENDGTKRFKDSLSLSDVNNSVYHVKTNVSTLKSDVSTMKSDITEIKTTIQQLAISVNQNNQINTNIQTALNTITSTLSTLTSQKLRKAAYSLYHLSNCSTYDVLQQAYFSLAETYIRHGITAWGNSTYCRSLQQSQNQILKILMKNKLHNQQQLQMSLIYENNFNMYTNTNNTPTNPNNNINLFNTTNINNNTNTNINTTNNTNDANISNT, encoded by the exons ATGGCAATTGATAGGAGAGCCGATTGGAGGTGTCATACATGTAAAACGAGAAAAGCATCTACCAACAGCAACAACGCATATCATGTAATAATCGATGATACACACCAGCCAACACAAACTGCaaatcaacaaaaacaacagcgaGATGAATATGATGATGATGTGTATGAAAATGATGGTACCAAACGCTTCAAAGACTCTCTCTCTCTAAGTGATGTTAACAATAGTGTTTACCACGTAAAAACCAATGTTTCAACTCTTAAATCAGACGTCTCAACTATGAAATCAGATATAACAGAGATAAAAACAACGATACAACAACTGGCAATATCTGTAAATCAAAACAACCAAATAAACACAAACATCCAAACTGCTCTTAACACAATCACAAGTACTCTTTCAACTCTTACCTCTCAA AAACTTCGAAAAGCCGCTTATAGTCTATATCATCTAAGCAACTGCTCAACCTACGATGTACTCCAACAGGCATATTTTTCGTTAGCCGAGACATATATTAGGCATGGAATTACAGCGTGGGGAAACTCAACGTATTGCAGATCTTTACAACAATCGCAAAATCAAATccttaaaatattaatgaaaaacaagctacacaaccaacaacaactacaaatgtCGTTAATATATGAAAACAATTTCAACATGTATACTAACACCAACAACACACCAACAAATCCTAACAACAACATAAACCTATTCAATACTACCAATATCAACAACAATACAAACACAAATATCAATACCACAAACAACACAAACGATGCCAACATATCCAACACATAA